In the genome of Oxalobacter aliiformigenes, one region contains:
- a CDS encoding type B 50S ribosomal protein L31, with amino-acid sequence MKEGIHPEYREVVFQDVSCDFKFITRSTIPTRETIMFEGKEYPLVKVEVSAESHPFYTGKYKIVDTAGRVEKFRQKFGKVGSKVSAG; translated from the coding sequence ATGAAAGAAGGCATCCATCCAGAGTATCGTGAAGTCGTGTTCCAGGACGTTTCTTGCGACTTTAAATTCATCACCCGTTCCACGATCCCGACACGTGAAACCATCATGTTCGAAGGCAAGGAATATCCCCTTGTGAAAGTTGAAGTTTCAGCTGAATCCCATCCTTTTTATACGGGTAAATACAAGATCGTCGATACGGCCGGCCGTGTTGAAAAGTTCCGCCAGAAATTCGGCAAAGTCGGTTCCAAGGTTTCTGCCGGTTAA
- a CDS encoding ArnT family glycosyltransferase, giving the protein MSDTQPSLIPPVKPVRLPAAATLTLPRWGILLLCLLYILPGLIGRDPWKNSDASGFGVMWTMAQNGWQDWLWPNISGLPVPESGPLAFWIGAICIKLFGGILGAPLSARIAPLCFFLIGAYSVWHTTYLLGRRTEAQPMRLAFGGHPETLAYGRVLADGALLIYLGCLGLLMHSHETSVEALFVALIAYALYRCTRYIDSPTIKNACLLGLALGALALTNGLVTPCGLYLCFLIGILFCKPPRQKHAINLFVSFAVTLTIVVLWWVVLKLARPYNSSPFPAWLVWNSIQIGLPTFSSITYFFRNGIWFFWPAWPFAGWAIYAWRRQWRSAHVLLPLLFTATFLVLAFFNPQKEETVLLSFLPPLAILAALGLPTMKRGAINAIDWFSVMTLTLCALFIWLAWFARHTGWPAGIARNATKLAPGFLPEFNIPVTAFAACATIGWFALVYWRLSRQPSVLWRAVVLSTGGVILCWVLLATLWLPWINYSKSYAGIATEMATRIPDKNSCISTNVSAAQRASFAYFGNLRFEGFDAEPCHYLLLGDRVSKYNRPVSPRTYKNMKLIWEGHRPSDRGERFRLYKSAE; this is encoded by the coding sequence ATGTCCGATACACAGCCCAGTTTAATCCCGCCTGTCAAACCGGTCCGTCTGCCGGCTGCAGCGACACTGACTCTGCCACGCTGGGGAATCCTGTTGCTCTGCCTGCTCTATATACTGCCCGGACTGATCGGACGTGATCCCTGGAAAAACAGCGATGCTTCCGGTTTCGGAGTCATGTGGACCATGGCCCAAAACGGGTGGCAGGATTGGTTATGGCCGAATATCTCGGGACTTCCTGTTCCGGAATCCGGCCCGCTGGCCTTCTGGATCGGAGCCATCTGTATCAAGCTGTTCGGCGGAATATTGGGTGCACCGCTTTCGGCACGAATCGCCCCGCTGTGTTTTTTCCTGATCGGAGCCTATTCGGTATGGCATACGACTTACCTGCTTGGACGGCGCACGGAAGCGCAACCCATGCGCCTTGCATTTGGAGGACATCCTGAAACGCTCGCATATGGACGTGTGCTGGCCGACGGTGCGCTGCTGATTTATCTTGGTTGTCTCGGCCTGTTGATGCACAGCCATGAAACCAGTGTCGAGGCACTTTTTGTTGCCCTGATCGCTTATGCGCTTTACAGGTGCACCCGTTATATCGATTCTCCCACCATAAAAAACGCCTGTCTGCTCGGGCTGGCACTTGGCGCTCTGGCGCTGACCAATGGGCTGGTCACTCCCTGCGGGTTGTATCTGTGTTTCCTGATCGGTATCCTTTTCTGCAAGCCGCCCCGGCAAAAACACGCTATCAACCTTTTCGTTTCGTTCGCTGTTACACTCACCATTGTCGTTCTGTGGTGGGTTGTATTGAAATTGGCCCGTCCATACAACAGTTCGCCATTTCCGGCATGGCTTGTCTGGAATTCCATTCAGATCGGTTTGCCGACTTTCAGCTCCATCACCTATTTTTTCCGGAACGGCATATGGTTTTTCTGGCCTGCATGGCCTTTTGCAGGCTGGGCGATCTATGCATGGCGTCGGCAGTGGCGTTCCGCACATGTTCTGCTCCCCCTTTTATTCACGGCCACTTTTCTGGTTCTGGCCTTTTTCAACCCCCAGAAAGAAGAAACCGTCCTGCTTTCATTCTTGCCCCCTCTGGCCATCCTGGCCGCACTGGGTCTTCCGACCATGAAGCGTGGTGCAATCAATGCCATTGACTGGTTTTCGGTCATGACACTGACTTTGTGCGCCCTGTTTATCTGGCTGGCATGGTTTGCAAGACATACAGGATGGCCTGCCGGTATCGCCAGAAATGCCACCAAACTGGCCCCCGGTTTTCTTCCCGAATTCAATATTCCCGTCACGGCATTCGCCGCATGCGCCACCATAGGCTGGTTCGCCCTGGTATATTGGCGACTTTCACGCCAGCCATCCGTTTTATGGCGTGCCGTTGTTCTGTCAACCGGTGGCGTTATCTTGTGCTGGGTCCTGTTGGCTACCCTGTGGTTGCCATGGATCAATTACAGCAAGAGCTATGCAGGCATTGCAACAGAAATGGCTACCCGCATTCCCGACAAAAACAGCTGTATAAGCACCAATGTTTCCGCTGCCCAGAGGGCATCATTCGCATACTTCGGGAATCTCCGTTTCGAAGGTTTCGACGCGGAACCCTGCCATTATCTGCTATTGGGTGACCGTGTTTCCAAATACAACCGTCCCGTCTCGCCCAGAACCTACAAAAACATGAAACTGATCTGGGAAGGTCACCGCCCGAGTGATCGTGGCGAACGTTTCCGTCTCTACAAATCCGCAGAGTGA